Proteins encoded by one window of Macaca fascicularis isolate 582-1 chromosome 10, T2T-MFA8v1.1:
- the SNX21 gene encoding sorting nexin-21 isoform X2 — protein sequence MWRPGVQSGTSSVLFLKETQEIGLGFSSCLVFQRGLSEELTALWEGSTKKGAAAPGTEAHLCLSLFLLPWAWVISDKPQLYTLAVIGPGPPDCQPAQISRRYSDFERLHRNLQRQFRGPMAAISFPRKRLRRNFTAETIARRSRAFEQFLGHLQAVPELRHAPDLQDFFVLPELRRAQSLTCTGLYREALALWATAWQLQAQLGTPSGPDRPLLTLAGLAVCHQELEDPGEARACCEKALQLLGDKSLHPLLAPFLEAHVRLSWRLGLDKRQSEARLQALQEAGLTPTPPPSLKELLIKEVLD from the exons ATGTGGAGGCCAGGTGTCCAAAGTGGAACAAGCTCCGTGCTGTTCCTAAAGGAGACCCAAGAGATTGGCCTGGGTTTCAGCTCTTGTCTGGTTTTCCAGCGGGGGCTGTCAGAAGAACTAACTGCTCTATGGGAAGGGAGTACAAAAAAAGGGGCAGCAGCCCCGGGCACTGAAGCtcatctctgtctttctctcttcttgctgCCTTGGGCCTGGGTCATTTCAGACAAACCTCAG CTCTACACCCTCGCCGTGATAGGCCCAGGGCCGCCAGATTGCCAGCCAGCCCAGATCTCTCGCCGTTACTCGGACTTTGAGCGGCTGCACCGAAACCTGCAGCGGCAATTCCGGGGCCCAATGGCTGCCATCTCCTTCCCCCGTAAGCGGCTGCGCCGGAATTTTACTGCAGAGACCATTGCCCGCCGTAGCCGGGCCTTTGAGCAGTTTTTGGGTCACCTGCAGGCAGTGCCTGAGCTGCGCCATGCCCCAGACCTGCAGGACTTCTTCGTGCTGCCAGAGCTGCGGCGGGCACAGAGCCTCACCTGTACTGGCCTCTATCGTGAGGCTCTGGCACTCTGGGCCACTGCCTGGCAGCTGCAAGCCCAGCTGGGCACCCCCTCTGGCCCAGACCGCCCCCTGCTGACCCTGGCTGGGCTGGCCGTGTgccaccaggagctggaagacCCTGGGGAGGCCCGGGCATGCTGTGAGAAGGCCCTGCAGCTGCTTGGGGACAAGAGCCTCCACCCTTTGCTGGCACCCTTTCTGGAGGCCCATGTTCGACTCTCCTGGCGCCTGGGCCTGGACAAACGTCAATCAGAGGCTCGGCTCCAAGCCCTGCAGGAGGCAGGCCTTACCCCCACGCCACCCCCTAGTCTCAAAGAACTGCTCATCAAGGAGGTGCTGGACTAA